From one Thamnophis elegans isolate rThaEle1 chromosome 7, rThaEle1.pri, whole genome shotgun sequence genomic stretch:
- the LOC116511596 gene encoding solute carrier organic anion transporter family member 1C1-like has protein sequence MDGKTPSQLTKGNPFVLEKTFGSHPTKMTSLSISKLKIFLGALAFSFFAKAFSGSYMKSMTIQIERRFEISSSVVGLIDGSFEIGNLLVMVLVSYLGPRVHRPKVIATGCLIMTLGSFLSVIPHFIMGRYNYKSIAVSLANSSTSVSACSSVSPHHYTLAETSHNATMAGCEKMASSYLWIFVLAGNLLRGIGEAPIMPLGMSYIDDFATEENSAFYIGTVRSAGMFGPTLGFLLGAFCASLWVDIGAVNPDTLTINSKDTRWVGAWWLGMLVCGATSFISSLPFWFLPYSLPQQEEKAVKKSTEVYVITQVSQNKMETPRHPQLKVSEVAKGGFNDLSKRSSF, from the exons ATGGATGGAAAAACACCCTCGCAGCTAACAAAAGGAAATCCATTTGTCCTGGAGAAAACCTTTGGATCACATCCTACGAAGATgacatctctctctatttctaaaTTAAAG ATATTTCTTGGAGCGctggcattttctttttttgccaaagCTTTTTCAGGAAGCTACATGAAGAGCATGACGATTCAAATCGAGCGGAGATTCGAAATCTCATCGTCTGTGGTTGGCTTGATTGACGGAAGCTTTGAGATAG GAAACTTATTGGTAATGGTTCTGGTGAGTTATCTTGGACCACGAGTTCACCGCCCAAAAGTGATTGCAACAGGTTGTCTGATTATGACCTTGGGATCCTTTCTATCGGTGATACCACACTTCATCATGGGACG TTACAATTACAAAAGTATTGCGGTTTCCTTGGCCAATTCATCTACAAGTGTTTCAGCTTGTTCATCAGTTTCTCCCCATCATTACACGCTTGCCGAAACATCCCACAACGCAACTATGGCTG GATGTGAAAAAATGGCTAGTTCCTACTTGTGGATCTTCGTACTTGCTGGGAACCTTCTACGTGGAATTGGGGAAGCGCCAATCATGCCTCTGGGAATGTCTTACATTGATGATTTTGCCACAGAAGAAAACTCGGCCTTTTACATAG GAACTGTACGATCTGCAGGGATGTTTGGACCAACTCTTGGCTTTCTGCTTGGAGCGTTCTGTGCCAGTTTGTGGGTTGACATTGGAGCAGTAAACCCAG aTACACTGACCATCAATTCCAAAGACACACGTTGGGTCGGTGCCTGGTGGCTTGGGATGTTAGTCTGTGGTGCCACCAGTTTTATATCATCTCTCCCTTTCTGGTTCCTGCCTTACTCTTTGccacaacaagaagaaaaagctGTTAAGAAGTCAACGGAGGTTTATGTGATCACTCAAGTCAGCCAGAACAAAATGGAAACTCCCAGACACCCACAGCTAAAGGTTTCGGAAGTGGCAAAAGGTGGGTTTAATGACCTGTCCAAGAGGAGCTCATTCTGA